Proteins encoded by one window of Erysipelothrix rhusiopathiae:
- a CDS encoding MarR family winged helix-turn-helix transcriptional regulator, with amino-acid sequence MRDDAGKVINELLVDIFNQILILEERYHRVHGVRLSMTEIHALESIQKSKSKMMRDVAEALRITQGTLTTTINRLSQKGYVLREQDENDRRVYRLRLTDKGEAVMEIHNQFHEAMSERLLLHLQDKEELIDSIAEINEFFKELYEIN; translated from the coding sequence ATGAGAGATGATGCTGGTAAAGTAATTAATGAATTATTGGTTGATATTTTTAATCAAATTTTAATATTAGAAGAACGATATCATCGTGTTCATGGTGTTCGATTATCTATGACGGAAATTCATGCACTTGAAAGCATTCAAAAAAGCAAATCGAAAATGATGCGGGATGTTGCGGAGGCTCTTCGAATAACGCAAGGCACTTTGACAACAACGATCAATCGATTAAGTCAAAAGGGCTATGTTCTTCGTGAACAAGATGAGAATGACCGACGTGTTTATCGACTCCGTTTAACGGATAAAGGTGAGGCGGTTATGGAAATTCATAATCAATTTCATGAAGCTATGTCAGAACGACTGCTACTTCATCTACAAGATAAAGAAGAACTCATTGATTCCATTGCGGAAATTAATGAATTCTTCAAAGAATTATATGAAATTAATTAG